Sequence from the Penaeus vannamei isolate JL-2024 unplaced genomic scaffold, ASM4276789v1 unanchor280, whole genome shotgun sequence genome:
atatatatacatatatatatatatatatatatatatatatatatatatatatatatatatatatatttatatatacatacatacatatatacatattatatacatatatacatatatatatatatatatatatatatatatatatatatacatatatatatataagatcatgtgtgggtgtgtgtgtgtcaatgtatatatatatatatatatatatatatatatatatatatatatatatatacatatatatatatatatatatatatatatatatatatatatatatatatatatatatatatatatatatgcttgtgtgtatatattcatatatatatacatacatattatatatatatatatatatatatatatatatatatatatatatatatatatatatatatatatatatatatatatatatacacacacacctatacacgcacacacacacacacgatcacatacatacacgccaaAACGCGTACACACATAGTCACAAATACACACCGAACACAATCActtacactctcacacatacacacgaatataagtacatgcacacacatacacgcaacacacacacatacaaactcgcGTACATACACAAGAAGCAAATAGACGAACCCGAGCAAGGTCTTGACCGGAGCCAACACCCCCAGGCCTCTCCCGACGCCAGCATCGTCTGCGCCCGGAAGCAGCATGAGGTTCTTCGTGCGCTCCAGAACGACCCACGTGGTGGAAAAGGCCGAAGAGCACACCGTGGGAGACGTCCGCGCCTGCGTGTGCCAGGCCGAAGGGCTGCCCCTGGAGGAGGTGAGGCTCTATGCCGCGGGCTCACTCCTCGAGGACGACAGCGTCCCCCTCGCCGAGCTGGGCGCTGACACCATCGAGGTCAACGTCGGCCTCAAGGGAGGCAAGGTGCACGGGTCCCTGTCCCGCGCCGGGAAGGTCAAGGGACAGACGCcggtggtggagaagaaggagaagaagaaggccccGAGAGGTCGGGCCAAGCGGAGGGCGCAGTACGAGCGCCGTCTCCTCCAGGAGGGCGGGGCGTCTTCGGGACACCAGCGGGCCCCCAACGCCCAGGGAGGGTCCAGGATGtagtgagaggtgggagggggaagggggatggaaaggggtggggaaagaaCGATGCCTCGCTAGCGATCTGCTAGTGAGCACGGCCGCTGTGAGCAGGAACCAATCTAATAAGAGTTCGGACTGCCTCGCTAACGATCTGCTAGTGAGCAAGGCCGCTGTGAGCAGGAACGCCAACATGTAGTGATGAGAGAGTCCAAATGCCTCGCTAGCGATCTGCTAATGAGCACGGTAGAcggtaatttaaaaaaaaacttttgagttaaaggaatggaaaaaaaaaaaaaaatcggaaccaCCGCAGACCGACGTATtttaaagaaggataaaaaaagttGCCAGTCGAGGAGCACAGAGCATGAGGCAACGCTAATCTGCTAGCAATCATGACCACTGAAGGCCGACGCAATTTTTCTAAAGAATcctttattgaaaaaaaagagaaaaacgaaaaaataacaataaaagaaagaaaaaaatatatactatgatttgttaaaaaaaaaaagttgttaaagagagaaagagaaacgaatacAAAAATCCCTCTCGATGTGCTCCATAACATCACCTTTAACATTTCCCTGAAAGGAAATGCTCCGGACATGAAAGCTTCGGACAATTAGTTCCCCTATGAGCTTCCCTCATACTCAGGATacctgcgtgtatatatatatatatatatatatatatatatatatatatatatatatatatatatatatatatatatatgtatatatatacatatatatatatatatatacatatatatatatatatatatatatttatatatatagatagatagatatatatacatatatatatataatatatatatatatatatacatataaaatagatatatatatatatatatatataatatatatatatatatacatatatatatatatatatatatatatatatatatatatatatatatatatatatatatacacacacaaacacacacaaatg
This genomic interval carries:
- the LOC113804642 gene encoding ubiquitin-like FUBI-ribosomal protein eS30 fusion protein — translated: MRFFVRSRTTHVVEKAEEHTVGDVRACVCQAEGLPLEEVRLYAAGSLLEDDSVPLAELGADTIEVNVGLKGGKVHGSLSRAGKVKGQTPVVEKKEKKKAPRGRAKRRAQYERRLLQEGGASSGHQRAPNAQGGSRM